In a single window of the Elaeis guineensis isolate ETL-2024a chromosome 6, EG11, whole genome shotgun sequence genome:
- the LOC105047490 gene encoding uncharacterized protein — protein MAPTAPKPSSASVNGGRDNVAAGNGGSQDATMAKAVGLVVFSGIAVSIVKSLVSKSGQPQRPPTPLQDFSKPMVEEGFGSESCSARIIKIEKGDTLWDLSQKYGVSIDAIKEANGITGNTIYAGKKLVIP, from the exons ATGGCCCCCACGGCTCCGAAGCCCTCCTCCGCTTCCGTCAACGGCGGCCGCGACAACGTGGCCGCCGGGAACGGCGGGTCGCAGGATGCGACCATGGCTAAGGCTGTGGGCCTCGTCGTCTTCTCCGGCATCGCCGTCAGCATCGTCAAATCCCTCGTCTCCAAATCCGGCCAACCCCAGCGGCCTCCCACCCCCCTCCAGGACTTCTCCAAG CCCATGGTTGAGGAGGGATTTGGAAGTGAGTCGTGTTCGGCTCGGATCATAAAGATTGAGAAAGGGGATACTCTTTGGGATCTGTCCCAAAAGTACGGG GTTTCGATTGATGCGATCAAGGAAGCAAATGGGATTACCGGGAACACCATCTATGCTGGAAAGAAGCTGGTTATCCCTTGA
- the LOC105047489 gene encoding chaperone protein dnaJ C76, chloroplastic, producing MAQLLSPLCADLLVKFQSPSPSFLCSGNRRRSLAQTAHHHRRRRCFRRWRRDVRINAVAGDSFSQDDIADDYYAVLGLLPDATPQQIKKAYYNCMKACHPDLSGNDSDITNFCMFINEVYAVLSDPVQRMVYDEIHGYALTAINPFLDDTTPKDHAFVDEFSCIGCKNCANVAPDVFRIEEDFGRARVCSQSGDPELVQQAIDSCPVDCIHWTSAGQVSLLEDEMRRMERVNVGLMLSGMGGSSIDVFRMASSRWEKRQTKILEKAKLRMMKQKDSDKSGAWSDLWGKPKSYQNTEEEAKERAKTAAAAARRWREYSRRGADRPPTFKLPEAISNKE from the exons ATGGCCCAATTGCTCTCACCGCTTTGTGCGGACTTGCTCGTCAAATTCCAGAGCCCCTCGCCGTCGTTCCTCTGTTCCGGAAACCGGCGGCGGAGCTTAGCACAGACTGCTCACCAccaccgccgccgccgctgcTTCAGGAGGTGGAGAAGAGATGTTAGGATCAACGCCGTAGCAGGTGATTCGTTCTCGCAAGATGATATAGCGGATGATTATTACGCCGTTCTTGGACTG CTTCCAGATGCCACTCCTCAGCAGATAAAGAAAGCTTACTACAATTGCATGAAAGCCTGCCATCCGGACTTGAGTGGGAATGATTCAGATATCACAAACTTTTGTATGTTCATCAATGAGGTTTATGCG GTGCTTAGTGATCCTGTACAGCGTATGGTATATGATGAAATTCATGGGTATGCATTGACTGCTATCAACCCTTTCTTGGATGACACTACCCCAAAGGATCATGCATTTGTTGATGAGTTTAGTTGCATAG GATGTAAAAATTGTGCCAATGTGGCCCCAGATGTGTTTCGGATTGAGGAGGACTTTGGACGAGCAAGAGTTTGCAGCCAATCTGGTGATCCTGAGTTGGTTCAACAAGCAATTGATAGTTG CCCAGTTGATTGCATTCATTGGACTTCTGCTGGACAAGTTTCTCTCCTTGAAGATGAAATGCGAAGGATGGAGAGAGTGAAT GTTGGGCTAATGCTTTCAGGAATGGGAGGTTCATCCATCGATGTCTTTAGAATG GCAAGTTCACGGTGGGAAAAGCGGCAAACAAAAATCTTG GAAAAGGCTAAGTTGCGAATGATGAAACAAAAGGACTCTGATAAAAGTGGGGCTTGGAGTGATCTTTGGGGAAAACCAAAAAGTTACCAAAACACAG AGGAGGAAGCAAAGGAGAGAGCAAAGACAGCTGCAGCAGCAGCCAGAAGATGGAGAGAATATTCAAGGAGAGGCGCAGATAGACCTCCCACATTCAAACTTCCAGAGGCAATTTCCAACAAGGAATAA
- the LOC105047488 gene encoding probable WRKY transcription factor 65 isoform X1: protein MDGRCSTEPRNSEPEEVGIAPENNSPSPPGDTKAVQPLPSSQKRSSRRSVQKRVVSVPISGDGGSRPKGGAGGEGAPPTDSWAWRKYGQKPIKGSPYPRGYYRCSSSKGCPARKQVERSRVDPTMLVVTYSFDHNHPWPLPKNHHQHPKPPPPAAAPPVDDPSPIHPSPPESADLDQNFSDLIGGEPSLMIHDEFRWFSDVGSPSSASPPAAAENLLYGSIFAGGALGLPDDCGGEEIGDGEEDGMFAGLGELPECAVVFRREEARLAPASWCGSTG, encoded by the exons ATGGACGGCCGGTGCAGCACCGAGCCACGTAATTCCGAGCCCGAGGAGGTTGGAATAGCGCCCGAGAATAACTCCCCGAGCCCGCCCGGCGACACGAAAGCGGTCCAACCCCTCCCTTCCTCCCAAAAGAGAAG CAGCCGGCGGTCGGTCCAGAAGCGAGTGGTGTCTGTGCCCATCTCCGGCGACGGAGGATCGCGGCCCAAAGGCGGCGCCGGCGGCGAGGGAGCTCCGCCGACGGACTCCTGGGCTTGGAGGAAGTACGGCCAGAAGCCGATCAAGGGCTCCCCTTACCCGAG GGGGTACTACAGGTGTAGCAGCTCCAAGGGTTGCCCGGCGAGGAAGCAGGTGGAAAGGAGCCGGGTGGACCCCACCATGCTCGTCGTCACCTACTCCTTCGACCACAACCACCCCTGGCCCCTTCCCAAGAACCACCACCAACACCCCAAGCCTCCTCCGCCGGCAGCAGCGCCGCCTGTCGATGACCCCTCGCCGATCCACCCGAGCCCGCCGGAATCGGCCGATCTGGACCAAAACTTCTCCGATCTTATCGGAGGAGAGCCGTCCCTCATGATCCACGACGAATTCAGGTGGTTCTCCGACGTAGGATCCCCATCCTCCGCCTCGCCCCCGGCGGCCGCGGAGAATCTGCTTTACGGCTCGATCTTCGCCGGCGGGGCGTTGGGGCTCCCGGATGATTGCGGCGGCGAAGAGATAGGGGATGGAGAGGAGGACGGGATGTTCGCCGGGCTCGGGGAGCTGCCGGAGTGCGCGGTGGTGTTCCGGCGAGAGGAAGCGCGGCTGGCGCCGGCCTCGTGGTGCGGGAGTACCGGATGA
- the LOC105047488 gene encoding probable WRKY transcription factor 65 isoform X2, whose amino-acid sequence MDGRCSTEPRNSEPEEVGIAPENNSPSPPGDTKAVQPLPSSQKRSRRSVQKRVVSVPISGDGGSRPKGGAGGEGAPPTDSWAWRKYGQKPIKGSPYPRGYYRCSSSKGCPARKQVERSRVDPTMLVVTYSFDHNHPWPLPKNHHQHPKPPPPAAAPPVDDPSPIHPSPPESADLDQNFSDLIGGEPSLMIHDEFRWFSDVGSPSSASPPAAAENLLYGSIFAGGALGLPDDCGGEEIGDGEEDGMFAGLGELPECAVVFRREEARLAPASWCGSTG is encoded by the exons ATGGACGGCCGGTGCAGCACCGAGCCACGTAATTCCGAGCCCGAGGAGGTTGGAATAGCGCCCGAGAATAACTCCCCGAGCCCGCCCGGCGACACGAAAGCGGTCCAACCCCTCCCTTCCTCCCAAAAGAGAAG CCGGCGGTCGGTCCAGAAGCGAGTGGTGTCTGTGCCCATCTCCGGCGACGGAGGATCGCGGCCCAAAGGCGGCGCCGGCGGCGAGGGAGCTCCGCCGACGGACTCCTGGGCTTGGAGGAAGTACGGCCAGAAGCCGATCAAGGGCTCCCCTTACCCGAG GGGGTACTACAGGTGTAGCAGCTCCAAGGGTTGCCCGGCGAGGAAGCAGGTGGAAAGGAGCCGGGTGGACCCCACCATGCTCGTCGTCACCTACTCCTTCGACCACAACCACCCCTGGCCCCTTCCCAAGAACCACCACCAACACCCCAAGCCTCCTCCGCCGGCAGCAGCGCCGCCTGTCGATGACCCCTCGCCGATCCACCCGAGCCCGCCGGAATCGGCCGATCTGGACCAAAACTTCTCCGATCTTATCGGAGGAGAGCCGTCCCTCATGATCCACGACGAATTCAGGTGGTTCTCCGACGTAGGATCCCCATCCTCCGCCTCGCCCCCGGCGGCCGCGGAGAATCTGCTTTACGGCTCGATCTTCGCCGGCGGGGCGTTGGGGCTCCCGGATGATTGCGGCGGCGAAGAGATAGGGGATGGAGAGGAGGACGGGATGTTCGCCGGGCTCGGGGAGCTGCCGGAGTGCGCGGTGGTGTTCCGGCGAGAGGAAGCGCGGCTGGCGCCGGCCTCGTGGTGCGGGAGTACCGGATGA
- the LOC109505983 gene encoding uncharacterized protein, producing MDDEMILESLDSLWFFSNILSPSSPITCFNEKNTQDSHLSDPRKAKQPAPTTQILQSHQLKSPNICLQAVGKATGSEGQATKRENSEASKHLKESYVEQRKKKSNREQGMKKLQRFRVFTDLGLSFGELGSDGRPCCTLWEQQRMARSYGLRQPFRCYKMPPMSDGLAMKEHLKSWAHAVACTVR from the coding sequence ATGGATGATGAGATGATCTTAGAAAGCCTAGACTCTCTCTGGTTCTTCTCCAATATCCTCTCGCCATCTTCTCCAATTACTTGTTTCAATGAAAAGAATACCCAGGACTCTCATCTCAGTGACCCTCGAAAGGCAAAGCAACCAGCACCAACCACTCAAATCCTTCAGTCCCACCAACTTAAGTCTCCAAATATTTGTCTCCAAGCAGTAGGGAAAGCAACAGGATCAGAAGGGCAAGCAACAAAACGAGAGAATAGTGAAGCATCCAAACATCTAAAGGAGTCCTACGTGGaacagagaaagaaaaagagcaaCCGAGAACAGGGTATGAAGAAATTACAAAGGTTTAGGGTGTTCACGGATTTGGGTTTAAGCTTTGGCGAATTGGGGTCAGATGGTAGACCATGTTGCACACTTTGGGAGCAGCAAAGAATGGCGAGGTCATATGGGCTGAGGCAGCCATTTCGTTGTTACAAGATGCCCCCAATGAGTGATGGTTTGGCCATGAAGGAGCATCTTAAATCATGGGCTCATGCCGTTGCATGCACTGTCAGGTAA